From a region of the Rhodococcus sp. 4CII genome:
- a CDS encoding FAD-binding oxidoreductase — protein MTVVSTETDRPVPPGLTQRDLDRALAAIAHAIGEAKVATDLETLADFRDPYQFPGSETNLPSGVVSPSSVEDVQAIVRLANEHRIPVWPIGRGKNNGYGGAAPQVRGSLMLSFRNMNKVLEINEELGYAVVEPGVSWFDLHDAIKAGGHSLAASIVDIGWGGVVSNTLDHGMTYMPYSLDQASHCGFEVVLPNGELLRTGSGAMENNPAWPLYKRGLGPTSTELFMQSNFGIVTKMGYWLMPKPQIYMPLWLQLWDDSQMPAVVDVLRGLMLDGTINMRPQIVNTLCVASMVTARADWYDGPGAMPDSIIDKIAEDLGIGRWMMRFALYGDESVVDHNFAKIKTRFESIPTATVTGEKHGPEDWETLPNPGERVQIGVPSMDLYKMAGWSGGDQGGHVDFSPVVPMTAKHVKAAQELFSSMCIDAGFDYVMGMLPINARSAAMVNMIPFNIQDETQVEGAYAHAKHMVATAGKLGYGEYRAHLAFMDLAADQFGFNDHAQRRFNEAIKDTLDPNGIIAPGKSGIWGTRFREAGFPHQ, from the coding sequence ATGACTGTCGTGTCAACCGAAACCGACCGGCCCGTCCCGCCGGGCCTCACCCAGCGAGATCTCGACCGAGCTCTCGCAGCAATTGCCCACGCGATCGGGGAGGCTAAGGTCGCCACGGACCTCGAGACATTGGCAGATTTCCGCGATCCCTATCAATTCCCTGGGTCGGAAACGAATCTCCCCTCGGGCGTCGTCAGCCCGAGCAGCGTCGAGGACGTGCAGGCCATCGTCCGACTCGCCAACGAGCACCGGATCCCTGTCTGGCCAATAGGTCGGGGGAAGAACAACGGATACGGCGGCGCCGCACCGCAGGTCCGTGGGTCGCTGATGCTGTCCTTCCGCAACATGAACAAGGTCTTGGAAATCAACGAGGAACTCGGCTACGCCGTCGTCGAGCCTGGCGTGAGCTGGTTCGACTTGCACGACGCCATCAAGGCCGGCGGACACAGTCTCGCCGCCTCCATCGTCGACATCGGCTGGGGTGGAGTTGTATCCAACACCCTCGACCACGGCATGACCTACATGCCGTACAGCCTTGACCAGGCTTCCCACTGTGGCTTCGAAGTCGTCCTCCCGAACGGTGAGCTGCTCCGCACAGGTTCGGGCGCCATGGAGAACAACCCGGCGTGGCCGCTCTACAAGCGCGGTCTCGGCCCAACTTCCACCGAGCTGTTCATGCAGTCCAATTTCGGCATCGTGACCAAGATGGGCTACTGGCTGATGCCGAAGCCTCAGATCTACATGCCCCTGTGGCTGCAGCTGTGGGACGACTCGCAGATGCCGGCCGTGGTCGACGTGTTACGCGGATTGATGCTCGACGGCACCATCAACATGCGTCCGCAGATCGTCAACACTCTCTGCGTGGCGTCCATGGTGACTGCGCGCGCGGACTGGTACGACGGACCCGGCGCGATGCCCGACTCGATCATCGACAAAATCGCCGAGGACCTGGGTATCGGGCGATGGATGATGCGCTTCGCCTTGTACGGCGACGAGTCCGTCGTCGACCACAATTTTGCGAAGATCAAGACGCGGTTCGAGTCCATCCCCACCGCCACGGTCACTGGTGAGAAGCACGGCCCCGAGGATTGGGAGACGTTGCCGAACCCGGGCGAGCGGGTCCAGATCGGAGTTCCAAGCATGGACCTCTACAAGATGGCCGGATGGTCGGGAGGGGACCAAGGCGGTCACGTCGATTTCTCGCCGGTCGTGCCGATGACCGCAAAGCATGTCAAAGCCGCTCAGGAGTTGTTCTCGTCGATGTGTATCGACGCAGGATTCGACTACGTCATGGGAATGCTGCCGATCAATGCTCGATCCGCCGCGATGGTGAACATGATCCCCTTCAACATCCAGGACGAGACGCAGGTCGAGGGGGCGTACGCGCACGCGAAGCACATGGTCGCCACGGCTGGGAAGTTGGGATACGGCGAGTACCGCGCCCATCTGGCGTTCATGGACCTCGCAGCGGACCAGTTCGGATTCAACGACCATGCCCAGCGACGATTCAACGAAGCCATCAAAGACACCTTGGATCCCAACGGGATCATCGCACCCGGCAAGTCTGGTATCTGGGGCACGCGGTTTCGTGAGGCCGGCTTCCCGCACCAGTAG
- a CDS encoding dioxygenase, protein MSFQACEDPRVKELMVCLVKHLHSFIRETRLTEEEWGAAIDFLTRAGHITDDVRQEFILLSDTLGASMQTINVNNQACANATEATVFGPFFVKDSPSIELGGDMSFGAPGEPCWVEGTVSDTDGNPLAGARIEMWEADEDGLYDVQYDAHKRAARAHLFTEIDGSYRFWGLTPTPYPIPDDGPVGQMLAAVGRSPLRAAHLHFMVSHSDARTLVTHIFPEGDPIGWKDSVFGVKQSLIKNFDQQPAGTATPDGRSIDGTWSRVHFDIVLAPGSR, encoded by the coding sequence ATGAGCTTCCAGGCGTGCGAGGACCCGCGCGTGAAGGAGTTGATGGTCTGCCTCGTCAAGCATCTGCACTCCTTCATCCGAGAAACCCGGCTGACCGAGGAGGAGTGGGGGGCCGCGATCGACTTCCTTACCAGGGCCGGTCACATCACCGACGACGTGCGGCAGGAGTTCATCCTGCTCTCCGACACGTTGGGTGCGTCGATGCAGACAATCAATGTCAACAACCAGGCCTGCGCCAACGCCACCGAGGCCACCGTGTTCGGGCCGTTCTTCGTGAAGGACTCACCGAGCATCGAACTCGGTGGCGACATGTCCTTCGGCGCCCCGGGCGAACCGTGCTGGGTGGAAGGCACGGTCAGCGACACCGACGGTAACCCGCTCGCGGGTGCGCGGATCGAAATGTGGGAGGCCGACGAGGACGGGCTCTACGACGTGCAGTACGACGCCCACAAACGAGCTGCCCGGGCCCACCTGTTCACCGAGATCGACGGCAGTTACCGCTTCTGGGGGCTCACGCCCACCCCGTACCCGATTCCCGATGACGGACCAGTGGGCCAGATGCTCGCCGCCGTCGGACGTTCCCCCCTCCGGGCTGCCCACCTGCACTTCATGGTGAGCCATTCTGACGCCCGGACCTTGGTCACTCACATCTTCCCCGAAGGTGATCCCATCGGCTGGAAGGATTCCGTGTTCGGCGTCAAACAGTCCCTCATCAAGAATTTCGACCAGCAACCCGCCGGCACTGCGACGCCCGACGGCCGCAGCATCGACGGCACCTGGAGCAGAGTGCACTTCGACATCGTCCTTGCCCCAGGCTCCAGGTGA
- a CDS encoding maleylacetate reductase, with the protein MRFLHASFSQRVVFALGSAPEAVAAEVAALGACRVMLIASDRAAVFADPIAAHVAVVRRHDEVVMHVPVEVAEQARAAAVESRADVVVTVGGGSTTGLAKAVALTTRLPIIAVPTTYAGSEATNVWGLTEGGTKTTGVDEKVLPRSIVYDAALLTSLPADMAVASGLNALAHCIDSMWGPRVDPIDQVLAGEGIRALSAGLPKVALDGGDIEGIEQTLYGAYLAAIAFTSAGSGMHHKICHVLGGMFNLPHAQTHAVVLPYVLAFNAPNAPEAERRIAAGFGSAGAIEGLAQLRATVKAPTALREHGMPEDGIARAIEPILAAVPDNNPTPVTPENLAALLHALWKGDPP; encoded by the coding sequence GTGAGGTTCCTTCACGCGTCCTTTTCCCAGCGTGTCGTGTTCGCGCTTGGTTCCGCACCGGAGGCCGTCGCGGCGGAAGTCGCGGCTCTGGGCGCCTGCCGCGTCATGCTCATCGCCTCGGATCGTGCGGCGGTGTTCGCGGATCCGATTGCTGCGCACGTGGCGGTGGTGCGGCGCCATGACGAAGTCGTCATGCATGTCCCTGTCGAGGTGGCCGAGCAGGCCCGAGCAGCGGCGGTGGAGAGTCGAGCCGATGTCGTGGTGACGGTCGGCGGCGGGTCGACGACCGGATTGGCTAAGGCTGTGGCTTTGACAACGCGGCTGCCGATTATCGCGGTGCCCACGACCTATGCCGGTTCGGAGGCGACCAACGTGTGGGGTCTGACCGAGGGTGGGACCAAGACGACCGGTGTTGATGAGAAGGTCCTGCCGCGCTCGATCGTTTATGACGCCGCCTTGCTGACATCGCTGCCAGCCGACATGGCCGTCGCCAGTGGGCTCAATGCGTTGGCGCACTGCATCGACTCGATGTGGGGCCCGCGGGTTGACCCGATCGATCAGGTGCTAGCGGGTGAGGGGATCCGGGCGCTGAGCGCAGGTCTTCCCAAGGTGGCCCTCGACGGCGGCGACATCGAGGGAATCGAGCAAACGCTCTACGGCGCCTACCTGGCTGCGATCGCGTTCACCTCTGCAGGATCGGGGATGCACCACAAGATCTGCCACGTGCTCGGTGGGATGTTCAACCTGCCCCATGCCCAGACCCACGCTGTCGTCTTACCCTATGTGCTCGCCTTCAACGCCCCCAACGCTCCTGAGGCAGAGCGGCGCATCGCAGCCGGGTTCGGATCGGCGGGGGCGATCGAGGGATTGGCGCAGCTGCGGGCGACGGTGAAGGCGCCGACCGCGTTGCGTGAGCACGGCATGCCGGAGGACGGCATCGCCAGGGCGATCGAGCCGATCCTGGCCGCGGTCCCCGACAACAACCCCACCCCCGTGACACCTGAGAACCTCGCTGCGCTGCTGCACGCCCTATGGAAAGGAGACCCGCCATGA
- a CDS encoding FAD-dependent monooxygenase has protein sequence MTTRTGNTPRIAILGGGIGGLATAAFLRREGFDATVFEQAPRIAEVGAGLVVAPNAARQLRCLGVLEELAKSVVRLETGWEFRRWQDGTVLSVEDLASSCERLYGEHTYTAHRADLLAAIQSRVSAEAVVLGRKCVRLGTGGGSLRLDFADGESAEADIVIGADGVHSIVRNTLFGASPAAYSGLCAFRALVPADQAPEFARRPAQTLWIGPGHHLVHYPVSGGEYINLVAFAPAGDYTTESWTATATVDEFLAEFEGWDPRLTDLIRAAGVPGRWALLDREPLTQWSEGGVTLLGDAAHPMFPFFAQGAAQAIEDAAVLARCLAEGADDPATALRRYESIRIPRTTKLQAVSHMRAQINHLPDGPEQQRRDQSFAHEDPLLVNGWIYGYDPEASFVGSAVVR, from the coding sequence ATGACAACACGCACCGGCAACACGCCGAGGATTGCCATCTTGGGTGGCGGGATCGGCGGCCTGGCAACCGCAGCGTTCCTGCGGCGAGAGGGGTTCGACGCCACGGTCTTTGAGCAGGCTCCCCGCATCGCCGAGGTCGGTGCGGGCTTGGTGGTCGCCCCCAACGCGGCACGCCAGCTGCGCTGCCTCGGCGTGCTCGAGGAGCTGGCCAAGAGTGTCGTCCGACTCGAGACCGGCTGGGAGTTCCGGCGCTGGCAGGACGGCACTGTCCTGTCTGTCGAGGACCTGGCATCGTCCTGCGAGCGGCTGTACGGCGAACACACCTACACGGCGCATCGGGCAGACCTGTTGGCCGCTATCCAGTCGCGGGTTTCTGCCGAGGCTGTGGTCCTCGGCCGCAAGTGTGTGCGCCTCGGAACAGGTGGCGGGAGCCTCCGTCTCGATTTCGCCGATGGCGAATCCGCGGAGGCTGACATCGTGATCGGCGCCGATGGGGTGCACTCGATCGTGCGGAACACGCTCTTCGGGGCGTCGCCGGCGGCCTATTCCGGCCTGTGTGCCTTCCGGGCCTTGGTGCCGGCGGACCAGGCACCAGAGTTCGCTCGACGTCCTGCTCAAACATTGTGGATCGGTCCGGGTCACCACTTGGTGCACTATCCGGTCTCCGGCGGTGAGTACATCAACCTGGTCGCTTTCGCTCCGGCCGGTGACTACACCACGGAATCATGGACTGCGACCGCGACGGTCGACGAGTTCCTTGCCGAGTTCGAGGGCTGGGACCCGCGCCTGACCGACCTGATCCGCGCCGCCGGCGTTCCGGGTCGCTGGGCACTGCTGGATCGGGAGCCCTTGACCCAGTGGTCCGAAGGCGGGGTGACTCTGCTCGGGGACGCCGCGCATCCCATGTTTCCGTTCTTCGCGCAGGGGGCTGCGCAGGCGATCGAGGATGCCGCGGTCCTGGCCCGGTGCCTCGCCGAAGGCGCCGATGACCCGGCGACCGCGCTGCGTCGTTACGAGAGCATCCGGATTCCCCGTACGACCAAGCTGCAAGCCGTCAGTCACATGAGGGCACAGATCAACCATCTGCCGGACGGGCCCGAGCAGCAGCGGCGCGACCAGTCCTTCGCACACGAGGATCCGCTGCTCGTGAATGGGTGGATCTACGGCTACGACCCGGAAGCGTCGTTCGTGGGGTCGGCGGTGGTGCGGTGA
- a CDS encoding IclR family transcriptional regulator, translating to MAQPFMEDLFTALNQHVQLAVVEGQEAVVLERLSAVHAVELVSQVGGRLPLHCSAVGKVLLSHAGSQLVEDVISGELERHTAKTVTDPQVLRRELAECRRTGYALVRGELTDGADSIATRVLNREGRVVAALSVVVRSGSIQPQAVLPSVITSGLGLSRRLGWQPGVRIREGLVV from the coding sequence ATGGCGCAGCCGTTCATGGAAGATCTCTTCACAGCGCTCAACCAACACGTGCAGCTTGCTGTCGTCGAGGGCCAGGAAGCGGTAGTCCTCGAGCGCCTCTCCGCGGTTCACGCCGTCGAGCTGGTGTCCCAGGTGGGTGGACGGCTACCGTTGCACTGCTCCGCGGTCGGCAAGGTCCTTCTGAGCCACGCGGGCAGCCAGTTGGTCGAGGATGTAATCAGTGGCGAGCTGGAACGACATACAGCCAAAACGGTGACCGACCCGCAAGTCCTGCGCCGCGAGTTGGCGGAATGTCGCCGCACCGGCTATGCGCTCGTCCGTGGTGAACTCACCGATGGCGCCGACTCGATCGCGACCCGCGTCCTCAACAGGGAGGGCCGCGTTGTGGCCGCGCTTTCCGTGGTCGTACGGTCTGGCTCCATACAACCGCAAGCTGTGCTGCCCTCAGTCATCACCAGTGGGCTCGGTTTGTCACGAAGACTCGGATGGCAGCCGGGAGTACGTATCCGGGAGGGCCTGGTTGTATGA
- a CDS encoding SDR family NAD(P)-dependent oxidoreductase produces MEQRLAVVTGAGAGIGSAIAERLSQDGHHVVLTDRDMRAAEEATAKIQALGFSAQALQMDVGQLASIDETFGAVARDHGRCDILVNNAGIAKTHSFLDFPDDEWQTTLNINLTGAFRCSQRAAQLMMLHRWGRVVNISSISGMRAGVGRTAYGTSKAGIDGLTRQIAIELASYGITANSVAPGPIETALAQKLHTEATRRELCRLVPAAHYGRPESIADTVAFLASDDAGFINGHTLPVDGGLMAAGVLNI; encoded by the coding sequence ATGGAACAGCGACTCGCAGTTGTCACCGGCGCCGGCGCCGGGATCGGCTCCGCTATTGCCGAACGGCTCAGCCAAGACGGTCACCATGTGGTCCTGACGGATCGCGATATGCGTGCGGCAGAGGAAGCTACCGCCAAGATCCAGGCGCTGGGATTCAGCGCCCAGGCCCTGCAAATGGACGTCGGTCAGCTGGCCTCGATCGACGAAACGTTTGGTGCTGTGGCGCGAGATCACGGGCGTTGTGACATCCTCGTCAACAACGCAGGAATTGCGAAGACTCACAGCTTTCTGGACTTTCCCGATGATGAGTGGCAGACAACCCTCAACATCAATCTCACCGGGGCGTTCCGCTGCAGCCAGCGCGCGGCGCAACTGATGATGCTGCACCGCTGGGGTCGGGTCGTGAATATCAGCTCGATCAGCGGGATGCGGGCGGGAGTCGGCCGGACTGCCTACGGAACGTCCAAGGCGGGCATCGATGGGCTCACGCGACAGATAGCGATCGAACTCGCGTCCTACGGTATTACGGCCAATTCCGTTGCGCCCGGTCCCATCGAAACAGCGTTGGCGCAGAAGCTCCATACGGAAGCCACACGGCGAGAGTTGTGCCGACTCGTCCCCGCCGCCCACTACGGCAGGCCGGAATCGATCGCCGACACCGTCGCCTTCCTTGCCTCAGACGACGCCGGGTTTATCAACGGCCACACACTCCCAGTGGATGGCGGACTGATGGCGGCAGGTGTGCTCAACATCTGA
- a CDS encoding CdaR family transcriptional regulator, with product MSTAMSVGKEVQAMVESLADQLGRSVVIVDPSIRPLYISRHFGDEDPARVRSMLQRGPSTEVRDHILAQGVARWHEPRTIEGDDALGLKSRLCVPLHGPGWLLGLMMVIDADQSLTPSEIDHMARVSRDVAAQIYSDSLAADPQQFERRRALRNLLGSEVTDRQSALQHFGEHREWHDAEHSTVVVMQVSASAQTIMPIEVALQIAVETVCRGSQPCAYYLDSNHATLLHLTDQPLRTAELRERVERVKADLQRLLGAGATVTIGIGSGAGGRSNAWHTRHRATIALRAATRLSRFHDGIAFWNELGVDAVLLELPDDALTWSVLPTPVRALVDHDTSGKLIETLRAYLNHGGSVSRTATALHLHRTSLYYRLDQIRSLTELDLEDGGDRLLLHVGLHLLDMLGRPDH from the coding sequence ATGAGCACCGCGATGTCTGTCGGCAAGGAAGTACAGGCGATGGTCGAGTCTCTTGCGGACCAGCTGGGGAGGTCGGTCGTGATCGTCGACCCTTCGATCCGGCCCCTCTACATCAGTCGGCACTTCGGTGACGAGGATCCGGCTCGAGTCCGCTCCATGCTCCAGCGTGGTCCCAGCACTGAAGTTCGCGATCACATCCTCGCGCAGGGAGTGGCAAGGTGGCACGAACCGAGGACGATCGAAGGCGACGACGCGCTCGGACTGAAGTCACGACTGTGTGTGCCCCTGCACGGACCGGGGTGGCTGTTGGGCCTGATGATGGTGATCGATGCTGACCAGTCGTTGACCCCCTCCGAGATCGACCACATGGCCAGGGTGAGCCGAGATGTGGCGGCGCAGATCTACTCGGATTCCCTCGCAGCGGATCCACAACAGTTCGAGCGGCGGAGGGCCCTTCGCAACTTGCTCGGCTCTGAGGTGACAGATCGTCAATCGGCTCTTCAGCACTTCGGCGAGCACCGTGAGTGGCACGACGCGGAGCATTCCACAGTGGTGGTCATGCAGGTCAGCGCATCCGCGCAGACAATCATGCCGATCGAGGTTGCCCTTCAAATTGCGGTCGAGACCGTGTGCCGGGGATCGCAACCCTGCGCGTACTACCTCGACAGCAACCATGCCACCCTCTTGCATCTGACGGACCAACCGTTGCGGACGGCGGAGCTTCGCGAACGGGTCGAGCGAGTCAAAGCGGACCTTCAACGGCTGCTGGGTGCCGGCGCCACTGTGACGATCGGAATCGGCTCCGGCGCCGGCGGCAGAAGCAATGCCTGGCACACGCGACATCGGGCGACGATCGCTCTTCGGGCGGCTACGCGGTTGAGCAGGTTTCACGACGGGATCGCATTCTGGAACGAGCTTGGGGTCGACGCGGTGCTGCTCGAACTACCCGACGATGCGCTGACATGGTCGGTACTTCCCACGCCAGTTCGCGCGCTCGTTGACCATGACACCAGTGGAAAATTGATCGAAACACTGAGGGCATACCTCAATCACGGAGGCTCCGTCTCACGCACCGCTACGGCTCTTCACTTGCATCGAACATCGCTGTACTACCGCCTCGACCAAATTCGAAGCCTCACCGAACTCGACCTCGAGGACGGTGGTGACAGGTTGCTGCTGCATGTAGGTCTCCACCTACTCGACATGCTTGGCCGGCCGGATCACTAA
- a CDS encoding SMR family transporter encodes MIAYVLLVGAIVCEIVATMALKVSDGFSKLPPSILVVIGYVCSFTLLGLALNRGLPISVGYAIWAAAGTTVVAILGVVFFRETLSGMAIAGIALIIVGVGLLNLGNNHGGSSDPALDDHSAHDVVES; translated from the coding sequence GTGATCGCCTATGTTCTGCTCGTTGGAGCCATCGTTTGCGAGATCGTCGCGACGATGGCGCTGAAGGTGTCCGATGGCTTCAGCAAGCTGCCGCCCTCGATCCTCGTGGTAATCGGGTACGTGTGCAGCTTCACTTTGCTCGGTTTGGCACTTAACCGCGGTTTGCCGATCAGCGTCGGCTACGCCATTTGGGCTGCCGCAGGCACAACGGTCGTCGCGATCCTGGGCGTCGTTTTCTTCCGAGAAACATTGTCCGGTATGGCGATAGCTGGCATCGCGCTCATCATCGTCGGGGTCGGCCTATTGAATCTCGGTAACAACCACGGCGGTTCGTCTGATCCCGCCCTGGATGATCACAGCGCGCACGACGTCGTGGAGAGCTGA
- a CDS encoding MmcQ/YjbR family DNA-binding protein, translating to MKGTTLQEHARSRADELPGANLEHPFGPEWEVYKVGGRVFMLLTAVTGEPIVILKATPADGEALRSTHEDITPGYHMNKRHWITLSPGGSIAKGLVDELVTESYLLVVENLPRTERPVDPETFGQGRSNEIGW from the coding sequence ATGAAGGGCACCACGCTCCAGGAACACGCAAGGTCGCGGGCCGACGAGCTTCCCGGCGCGAATCTCGAGCACCCGTTCGGCCCGGAATGGGAGGTATACAAGGTCGGGGGCAGGGTCTTCATGCTGCTGACCGCGGTCACCGGTGAGCCGATCGTGATCCTCAAGGCCACCCCGGCCGACGGCGAGGCGTTGCGCAGCACGCACGAGGACATTACGCCCGGCTACCACATGAACAAGCGGCACTGGATCACGTTGTCACCGGGTGGGTCGATCGCCAAGGGCCTGGTAGACGAACTGGTGACCGAGTCGTATCTGCTTGTGGTGGAGAATCTTCCCCGCACCGAGCGGCCGGTCGACCCGGAGACCTTTGGTCAAGGTCGGTCAAATGAGATCGGCTGGTGA
- a CDS encoding alpha/beta fold hydrolase: MSGANLPLKTSDGVIIRYDDEGEGRPVVFASGFADQGSSWVFQRDALVEAGYRVIRFDHRMHGRSDSPSHGQRMSRLGLDLGELITTLNVEDVVLVGHSMGVSVSLAYFSTAADAWDRVTAFVAIDQSPKIVNEGDWQWGVRGITGENLYDAADFRFDWSNADREPAVPDHVKPLRPAGDEWWEQFPVARARPLLIDHFVADWRDVLPRIPVPTWIVTGRHSPYYELEGMRWFADTVPHGSLAVFEHSGHEPHLNEYQAFNAQLLDFIGQH, translated from the coding sequence ATGAGCGGCGCGAACCTGCCTCTGAAGACCTCCGATGGCGTGATCATCCGGTACGACGACGAGGGTGAAGGTCGTCCCGTCGTGTTTGCGTCCGGCTTCGCAGATCAGGGCTCGAGCTGGGTTTTCCAGCGCGACGCCTTGGTGGAGGCCGGCTACCGCGTCATCCGATTCGACCACCGTATGCACGGCCGGTCCGATTCGCCCAGTCACGGGCAGAGAATGAGCCGTCTCGGCCTCGACCTCGGCGAACTGATCACCACCCTTAATGTCGAAGACGTGGTCCTTGTCGGTCACTCGATGGGCGTATCGGTCAGCCTGGCATACTTCTCGACCGCCGCCGACGCATGGGACCGGGTCACCGCCTTCGTAGCGATCGATCAGTCCCCGAAGATCGTCAACGAAGGGGACTGGCAGTGGGGCGTTCGCGGCATCACGGGCGAAAACCTGTACGACGCCGCGGACTTCCGCTTCGACTGGTCGAATGCGGACCGTGAACCCGCCGTCCCGGATCATGTGAAACCCCTCCGGCCGGCGGGTGACGAGTGGTGGGAGCAGTTCCCGGTGGCAAGGGCCCGTCCTCTGCTGATCGACCACTTCGTCGCCGACTGGCGCGACGTCCTGCCCCGCATCCCCGTCCCCACCTGGATCGTCACCGGCCGACACTCGCCCTACTACGAACTCGAAGGCATGCGCTGGTTCGCCGACACCGTTCCACACGGCAGCCTCGCGGTCTTCGAGCACAGTGGACACGAACCCCATCTGAACGAGTACCAGGCATTCAACGCCCAGCTGCTCGACTTCATCGGCCAGCACTGA